CGGACGCCCGCACCGCACTCGCCGAGCCGCTGCCCGAAGGGCTCGACACCCGGGGGCAGTTCACCTTCCTCGGCCGCGGCTGGAGCGTCGGGCTGGCGAACGAGGCCGCGCTCAAGATGCGCGAGGCCTCCCTCTCCTGGGCCGAGTCCTACCCGGCGATGGAATACCGGCACGGACCGATCAGCGTCACCGGACCCGGAACCGTCACGTGGTCCCTCGGCGAGACCCCGGAGGGGCTCGCCGAGCAGGTCCTGGCGACCGGCGCGGAGTGGGTGGCCGGGCGGCTCGACCCGCTCGCCGAGCTGGTACGGGTCCACCGGCTGGCCCTCGCCGTGGCCGCCCACCGCGCCCTCGACCCCGACGCGCCACGGCACCTGACCCGCTCCGTGATCCTGACGGCGGGCGAGGAGGCGGTCCGATGAGCCTCGTACCGGCGGGCGCGCTCGTCACGGAGGCGGCGGCGGCCGGCCGCGCCGTCGCCGCCTTCAACATCATCACGCTGGAGCACGCCGAGGCCGTCATCGAGGGAGCCGAACGGGCCGGGCTGCCGGTCATCTTGCAACTGAGCGAGAACGCGGTGAAGTTCAGGTCCGGCCGGCTGCTCCCCATCGCCCGGGCGGCCTCCGCGAGCGCAGAGGCCGCGGGGGTACCCGTAGGCCTCCACCTCGACCACGTGAAGAGCTCGGAACTGCTGCGCCAGGCCGTGGACGCGGGGTTCGGATCGGTGATGTACGACGCGGCGCAACTGCCCTACGCCGAGAACCTGGAGGCCACCCGCTCCGCAGCCGAGTGGGCCCACGCCAACGGCCTGTGGATCGAGGCGGAGCTGGGGGAGGTCGGCGGCAAGGACGGCGCCGCCCCGCCGGACCCGCACGCGCCGGGCGCCCGTACCGATCCCGACGAGGCGCGGCGGTTCGTCGCCGACTCGGGGGTGGACGCGCTGGCCGTCGCCATCGGCAGCAGCCACGCCATGACCAGCCGGACCGCTTCCCTGGACCACGGGCTCCTGGGCCGCCTGGCCAAGGCGGTGGAGGTCCCGCTCGTCCTCCACGGATCCTCGGGACTCCCGGACGCCGAACTCGCGGCGGCCGTCGCGGGCGGCATCCGCAAGGTCAACATCGGCACCGCGCTGAACGTGGCCATGACCGAAGCGATCCGCACCCACCTCACCCCGGCGGACCCCCGCCCGTACCTCACCGCCGCCCGCACGGCGATGGCGGCGACGGCCGCGGCGATGATCGCCGCCCTCACCTGAGCCCCGGCCGCGGTCACCGCCCTCGGCGGTGACCGCGGCCGGCAGGGCGGGCGGGCACGGCGCGAGAGCGCCGCCCCCCCCCGCGCGTGCATGCCGAAAGCCCGGCCCGGCACCACACTTCCGGATTCTTGAAACAGGTTCTAATCTACGCTGCGCCGGCGGACGGACCGGCCGACGGACGGACCGCGAGACACCCGGAGGGGCCGTGCACCTCGAATACACGCCTGAGCAGGAGCGGTTGCGCAGCGAACTGCGCGCCTACTTCGCCGAGCTGGTCCCGCAGGACGTCTACGCACGCTACGAGGACCCCGCCGCCCAGAAGCGCTTCTACCGCGAGACCATCCGCCGCCTCGGCGCCGACGGCTGGCTCGGCGTCGGCTGGCCGCAGGAGTACGGCGGGCGCGGCATGTCGCCCATGGACCAGTTCATCTTCTTCGACGAGGCCGCGCAGGCCGTCGTACCGCTGCCGCTGATGGCGCTGAACACCGTCGGGCCGACGCTCATGCAGTTCGGCACCGACGAGCAGAAGGCGTACTTCCTGCCCCGCATCCTCTCCGGCGAGATCGACTTCGCCATCGGCTACAGCGAACCCGACGCCGGGACCGACCTGGCCGCACTCAAGTGCAAGGCGGTGCGGGAGGGCGACGAGGAGACCGGTACCTACGTGGTCAACGGCCAGAAGATCTGGACCACCAACGGCGACACGGCCGACTGGGTCTGGCTCGCCGTCCGCACCGACCCCGACGCCCCCGCGCACAAGGGCATCAGCATGCTCCTCGTGCCGACCTCCGGCCCCGGCTACTCCTGCACCCTCATCAACACCCTGGCCTCGCACGACACCACCGCCAGCTACTACGAGGACATCCGGGTCCCCGCGAGCCGGCGCGTCGGCGCGGAGAACAAGGGCTGGCGCCTGATCACCAACCAGCTCAACCACGAGCGCGTCACCCTCGCCGCCCACGGCACCATGGCCATCCGGGCCCTGCACGACGTCCAGCGGTGGGCGGCGCAGACCAAACTGGCCGACGGGCGCCGGGTCATCGACCTCTCCTGGGTCCGCGGCCGCCTCGCCCGCACCCACGCCCGGCTCGACGCGATGAAGCTCCTCAACTGGCAGATGGTGAACGCCGTCCAGTCCGGGACCCTCACGCCCCAGGACGCCTCCGCCGTCAAGGTCTACGGCTCGGAGGCCCGCCGGGACGCCTACGCCTGGCTCATGGAGGTGGTCGGCGCGGCCGGCTCCCTCAAGGACGGCTCCGCGGGCGCGGTCCTGCACGGCGAACTCGAACGCGGTTACCGCAGCGCCGTGATCTTCACCTTCGGCGGCGGCAACAACGAGATCCAGCGCGAGATCATCTCGTGGATCGGGCTCGGCATGCCGCGCGTCCGCCGCTGAGTCCGTGGTGGAGCCGGGCCGTCACAGGGGCGGGAGGCGGCCGGCCAGCAGGCAGAACTCGTTGCCTTCGGGGTCGGCGAGGACGTGCCAGGACTCTTCCCCGGTCTGGCCGACGTCGGCCGGGCGGGCCCCGAGCCCCAGGAGGCGTTCGAGCTCGGCGTCCTGGTCGCGGTCGGTGGCGTTGACGTCGATGTGCAGCCGGGGCTTGGCGGGCTCCGGCTCGTCGCAGCGGCTGAGGAAGATCGTCGGCTGCGCGCCGCCGAACCCTTCGCGCGGCCCGATCTCGATGCTCCCGTCGTCCTCGCGGGAGAGCACCACGAAGTCCAGGACCTCGCACCAGAACCGGGCCAGTACCTCGGGGTCCCGGCAGTCGAGGACGAGCTCACCGATACGGCATGCCATGGACGCAACCCAACTTTCGCCGTGGGAACTTCCGGGTGGGGGCCGCGCGCAGATCCCAGGGGCTCCCGGCAGTACGGAACTTCCTCGCGACGGTACCGGGCGGGGCGAGCGGCGGCGAACGGTTTGCGGCCCCCGCCCGGCCGGCCGGGTGTGCGGCGTGGGGTCCGGCCGGCGCCGCCGCGTGGCGGTCCCGGCGGGGGGACGGGAGAATGGGTACGCCGGGGCAGGAGCGTCCCTGGCCGAACGACTGACTCCCGGCTCCGCGGTTCCGCTCCGCCGGCGCCGTAGGGAGGGACACAGGTGATCGCCCATGTGCAGATGGCTGGCGTACTCGGGAACGCCCCTGCTGCTCGATGCCCTGCTGTACAAGCCGGCGCACTCGCTGATCGACCAGAGCCTGCACTCCCGCCTGGGGGCGGAGACCACCAACGGTGACGGCTTCGGCGTCGGCTGGTACACGAAGGAGGACGTCACCCCGGCCGTCATGCGGGACATCGGCCCCGCCTGGAACAACCGCAACCTGCGCGAGATCGCGGACCACGTCCGCTCCCCCCTGTTCTTCGCCCACATCCGTGCGTCGACGGGAACCGCGGTTCAGCAGTCGAACTGCCACCCGTTCCGGCACGGTCGCTGGATGTGGATGCACAACGGTGCCATATCCGGCTTCCACTTGATGCGCCGTGACCTCTGCATGCTCGTGGACCCGGCCCTGTTCACCGGTATCGAGGGCACCACCGACTCCGAAGTGATGTTCTACCTCGCCGTCACCCTCGGCCGGGACCAGGACCCGCCCGGCGCCGTCGCCCGGATGGTGGGGGTCGTGGAGCGCAGCGGCCGCGAGCACGGGGTGGAGTTCCCGATGCAGATGACCGTCGCCGTGACCGACGGGGAACGCCTCTGGGCCTTCCGCTACTCCAGCCAGGGCGCCTCCCGTTCGCTGTTCTACAGCAGCCGGGTGGACACGCTGCGCACACTGCATCCGGACGTCCCCTACTTGGAGGACCTCTCCGAGGAGACCCGGCTGATCGTCTCCGAACCCCTGTCGGACCTGCCCGGCGCCTGGAACGAAGTCCCGGAGAGCAGTTACGGCGTCGTCCAGCCCGGGGCGGACGAGATGTTCCGCTTCACCCCGGAACCCGCGTAACCAGGCGGGAAGAACCCGCACACCACGCCACCACGACGAAGGGTCCGGCGATGCCCGACTCTGCCCCGGCCCGGGACGGCCGCCACCGTCGGCGCGGCCCAAGTACCGTGACGGCACCGGGTGTTCATGTCGGCAGCTAGGGGGCCAGGCGCGCCGTCAGGGCGGCGAAGTCGGGGACGAACCAGACGTGGTGGCCACGGTTCGCCTCGCGCACCAGGTCCCGCAGGGCGGTGCCGGAGCGCAGGTGGGGGGAGAGGTCGCCCACGACCACCAGCCGCAGGCGGTAGTTGACGAACTTCTGCATGACCGCGCCGGCCAGACCCGTGCTCAGGTCGAAGAAGCGGTCGTCGAACCGTACCGCCGGGACCGCCACCACGTCCGCGCCCTGGAAGGCGCCGCCGATCAGGTGGTCCAGAGCGTCCTGCTCGGTGGAGATCCGCGGCCCCTCGGCGTCGCAGACGAGGACGGGCACGCCGTGCCGGCGCACCACCACGTCAGCCACGGTCGACTCCCTGCGCGGAGTCGTCCGACAGGATGCCGTTGCCCGGGCCGAGTACGCCGTCGAGCAGGAGCAGCAGGTCGGCGGTGGCGGCGGCGTTGCCGAGGACCACGATCTTCATACGGGCCCGTGCCTCGTCGTAGACGGTCTGGATGCGCAGGGGCTCGGGGGTGTCGCGGGAGAACTGGCCCCCGGCCGTGACGAGGGTGCTCAGCCGGCTCGCCGCGTCGGGGCCGATCGCGTCGATCTGGACGATGCTCGACACCTCCACGTGGCCGCGCGGGGCGACGGTCTCCGCGACCGCGCCGGCGGCCGGGCCTCCCGTCAGCGCCTCGAAGTCCTCGCGGGCGATCCGGTACTGCTTACCGATGCGCACGGCCTTGAGGCGACCCTCGCGCACGTACGCCCGGACGGTCCGCACGTGCAGCCCCAGGCGCTGCGCCACCTCACCGACCGAGTACAGCTCTCGTTCAGAACTCTCCATACTAACGGACATTACCGTAACCATCCCTGATGAGAGAAGAATAGGGAAGGATGAGGAGTGCCGCGCAGGGAAGGCGGGCCGTCGTATCCGCGACCGACCCGGCCGCCCTCAGCCGCCCCCCGCGCCCCACCAGCCGCCTGCTGCCCACCATCCCCCCAGGTCCGCGCCGCCGGCCCCCGTCAGGTCACATCTTGAAAGCGATGCGCCGCAGGGGCCCCGGGAGTCGCCCCTCGGCGTACACACTGCGTACATCAGCGGCCATACTGGACCGTCCGGGGAGGGCGTGGCACGACACACGGGGGCGGCTTCAAGACATGGCGGAGTCCAGACTGATCCAGGGCCGGTACCGGTCGCTCGATCTGATCGGGCGCGGCGGCATGGGCGAGGTATGGCGGGCCCGGGACGAATCACTCGGCCGCCAGGTCGCCGTGAAGTGCCTCAAGCCCCTCGGACCCGAGCAGGACACCCACTTCACCCAGGTGCTGCGCGAACGCTTCCGCCGCGAGGCGCGGGTTGCCGCAGCGCTCCAGCACCGCGGCGTCACCGTGGTCCACGACTTCGGCGACGACAGCGCGGCCGGCGGCCCCCTCTACCTCGTCATGGAACTCCTGGACGGTCGCAACCTCAGCCAGCTCCTCGCCGACAACGAGTCGCGCCCGCTGCCCGTGGACGTCGTCGTCGACATCGCCGAACAGATGGCCGCGGCGCTCGGCTACACCCACGACCAGGGCGTCGTCCACCGCGACCTCAAGCCCGCCAACATCATGCGGCTGACCGACGGCACCGTGAAGATCTGTGACTTCGGCATCGCCCGCCTCGCCCACGACATCGGCTTCACCGCCAAACTCACCGGCGGCGGCATGGCCATGGGCACCCCGCACTACATGTCGCCCGAGCAGATCGCCGGCGGCGAGGTCGACCACCGCAGCGACCTCTACTCCCTCGGCTGCGTCCTGTACGAGATCGCCACCGGCGCCCCGCCCTTCGACCTCGGCGACTCGTGGTCCGTCCTGGTCGGCCACCGCGACACCGCGCCCGTACCGCCGCGCGAACACCGCCCCGAGCTGCCCGAGTACTTCGACCGGCTCGTCCTCGAACTGCTCGCCAAGCAGCCCGAGGACCGCCCCGGCGACGCCCGCCACCTGCACCGGCGGCTCGTCGAGTACCGCCTCGGCGCCGGCGGGCCGTCCGGCGCGCAGCCTCCGCTGCCCGACTGGGCCCGGGGGATGACCGCCGGGCGCAAGGCCGGTACCGACGCCCGCCCCGCCAGCGGGGAGTGGGCCGTGCTCACCGGTTCCTGGACCACTGCCCGGCCCGGCGTGACCCGCCCGATCCAGCGGCCCGACGCCGCCGCCGACCCCCGGCTCACCCTCGCCGTCGGGCTGCCCCGCGCCGGTGCCCCCGGCGGCGACCAGGAGCACCCCGAGGCGCTCAGCGCCGCCCATGCCCGCGCCTACGCCCTCAGCCGCGCCGGCCGGCCCGAGCAGGCGCTCGCCGTGTACGCAGCCGTGGCCCGGGGGAGGGCCACGGTGCTGGGGCCCGACCACGGCGACACCCTCGCGGCCCGTCAGGAGGAGGCGTACGAACTGGGCCGCCTCGGACGTCACCGCGAGGCCTGCGAGATCTACGGTGCGGTGCTCGCCGCCCGTGTCCGCACCGCGGGCCCGCGCCATCCCGACACCCTGCTCTGCCGCCACAACCTCGCCTGCGCGCTGGGCGCCCTCGGCCGGTACGAGGACGCCCACCGCACCGCCGCCACGGTCGCGGCGGACCGCGCGGCCGTGCTCGGCGCCGAACACCCCGACACGCTGCTGACCCGGTACGAGGTCGCGTACGCGCTCGGTCGCCTCGGCCGCTGGGACGAGGCGCTGGCCGGCTTCCGGCAGGTCGCCGCCGTCCGCGAACGGATCCTGGGCCGCGACCATCCCGACGCCCTGGCCGCCCGCTACGAGACCGGGGTCGCGCTCGGGCGCACCGGCCGCGCCGTGGAGGCCCTCGACCTGTTCCGCGCCCTGGTGCGCGACCGGACCCGCGCGTACGGCGACACCCACCCCGAGACCCTGCGCGCCCGGCACGTCCTCGGCGTGAACCTCGGCCGGCTGGACCGCTGGGAGGAGGCGGTGGCCGAGGCGGGCAAGGTCGCGAAGGCGCGGGTCGAGGTGCTGGGCGCGGAGCACCCGGACACGCTGGTCAGCCGCCGCGAACTCGCCGTCGGACTGGGCCGGCTGGGCCGCTGGCACGAGGCGCTGCCCCTGTACCGGGAACTCTCGGGCATCCGTGAACGGTCCCTCGGCGAGGGGCACCCCGACACGGTGCTGGCCCACGCCGACGAGGCCTACTGTCTGGAGCGGCTCGGCCAGGTGTGCTACCAAGAGCCATGACGACGACCTCGGAGCCCTTCCGGCAGGCGGCCTACGACGTGGTGATCGTGGGCGGCGGCCACAACGGCCTGGTGGCCGCCGCGTACCTGGCCCGCGCGGGCAAGTCCGTACTGGTCCTCGAACGGCTCGGGCACACCGGTGGCGCCGCCGTCTCCACCCGCCCGTTCGCGGGCATGGACGCCAGACTCTCCCGCTACTCCTACCTCGTCTCGCTCCTCCCGGCGAAGATCGTGCGCGACCTGGGCCTGGACTTCGCGGTACGCGGGCGCACGGTCTCCTCGTACACGCCCGTCGAGCGCGGCGGCCGCGCGGGCGGACTGCTCGTCGGCGGCTCCGAGGCCCGCACGCGGGAATCCTTCGCACGGCTGACCGGCTCCGACCGGGAGTACGAGAGCTGGCGCGCCTTCTACGCGATGACGGGCCGGCTCGCCCGGAAGGTGTTCCCGACCCTCACCGAGCCGCTGCCCACCCGCGCCGGGCTACGGGCCCGCATCGACGACGAGGCCGCCTGGCGGATGCTGTTCGAGGAACCGCTGGGCCGGGCCGTGGAGCACCACTTCGCCGACGACCTCGTGCGCGGCGTGGTGCTGACGGACGGCCTGATCGGCACCTTCGCCGACGCCCACGACGTCTCCCTCGCGCAGAACCGCTGCTTCCTCTACCACGTCATCGGCGGCGGCACGGGCGACTGGAACGTCCCCGTCGGCGGTATGGGCGCGCTCACCGACGCCCTCGCGCGGGCCGCGCGGTCGGCGGGGGCGCAGATCCTCACGGGCCACGAGGCGCTGCGGATCGACGCGGACGGCACGGCCGCGCCGGCCGAGGTGACGTTCCGGACGCCGACCGGCGAGGGCGCCGTCGCGGGCCGCACGGTGCTGGTGAACGCCTCGCCGCAGGCCCTCGCGGAACTGCTCCGCGAGACCCCGGCCGCCCCGGCGGAGGGCGCCCAGCTCAAGGTCAACATGCTGCTGCGGCGGCTGCCCCGGCTCAAGGACACCTCGGTTGACCCGCGCGAGGCGTTCGGCGGCACCTTCCACATCGCCGAGGGGTACGAGCAGCTCGCACGGGCCTACGCGGAGGCCGCGAGGGGTGAACTGCCCTCCGTGCCGCCCTCCGAGATCTACTGCCACTCGCTGACGGACCCCTCGATCCTCGGGCCCGAACTCGTGGCGCGCGGCTACCAGACCCTGACCCTGTTCGGCCTGCACACCCCGGCCCGGCTGTTCGAGAAGGGACACGGCGGCAACACCGTCGCGCGCGAGGTGCTGCTGGCCGGCACCCTGGCCCAGCTCGACGCGCACCTGGCCGAGCCGCTCACGGAGTGCCTCGCGCTCGACGCGGACGGCCGGCCCTGCATCGAGGCCAAGACCCCGCTCGACCTGGACCGCGAACTGCGCCTGCCCGGAGGGCACATCTTCCACCGCGACCTGTCGTGGCCCTACGCCGATGAGGGCGCGGGCGATGCGGCGGGCGCGGGCCGTTGGGGCGTGGAGACGGCCTACCCGAACGTGCTGCTGTGCGGGGCGGGCGCGGTGCGCGGCGGCGGTGTCAGCGGGGTCCCCGGCCACAACGCCGCCATGGCGGTCCTGGGCCGCTGAGCCGTTACGCGACCTGCCGCACGGGCTCGATGACCACGATCGGGATCTCGCGGTCCGTCTTGGTCTGGTACTCGTCGTACGCGGGCCAGTGCCCCACCATCACGGGCCAGTACGCGGCGCGCTCCTCGGAGGTCGCGGTGCGCGCGGTGCCCTGGACGACCTTCGGGCCGACCTGGACGCGGACCTCGGGGTGGGCCTTCAGGTTCTTGTACCAGAGCGGGTCCTCGGGGTGGCCGCCCTTGGACGCCACGACGAGGTACCGGCCGTCGGCCTCGCCGTAGATCAGGGGCGTGCGTACGGGCTTGCCGGAGATCCGGCCGAGGGTGGTGAGGAGCAGGGTCTGGGTCCCGTTCCAGAACTGGCCCTCGGCCCCGTTCGAGCCCACGTACAGCTTGACGTGGTCCAGCGTCCAGCCGGGCTTGGGGTCGATCGGGTGGTCCCAGTCGATATCGGTCATGTTCCTGGCCTGCCTTCGTGTCGGACGGTCAACGAACTTCGGCAACGAGTCGCAACGCGGACGCGGACGCGTTCATTCCGAACCGACGCTCAGTCGGCCGAACGGGTCCATCCCGTGGCCTCCAGGCGGTCCGCGTCGGCCGGACGGTCCTCGGCGAAGAGCAGGCGGCCGGGCTCGGCGACGCGGATGACGTCGACGTACACGCCGCGCCCCACGTAGCGGCCGGTGGCGGTGTGGCGGAAGCGCAGCCGCACCTCCCTGCCCGCCCAGGGGGCGAGGGGGGCTTCGAGGCGGTGCCAGATGCGGCCCGACCAGCCGTCGGCGCGGCCCTGGGGCCACGGTTCGGGCGTGCCGCCGGTGGAGCGCACGGTGGTGAAGGGCAGGGGCTCCCAGGTCCGCCCGTCGGCGGAGGCCTCCAGGTGGACGGCGCCTTCGCCCGGCACGGTGTCCCACCACAGGGCGCAGCGCAGCCGGGCGGCCGCGGTTGCGGGCGTGAGCGGGGGGAGGGTGAGGGTGCCCGAGCCGCCCGGGGTGATGCCGGAGAACCAGGCGGGGCCGCCGTGCCTGGTGCGGACGGGAACGGCGCGGGCGAAGCGGTTGCCCGTGGCGACCCGGGGCGCGCTGCCGGCCCGCCAGGTCCGCACGGGGTGCACGGAGTTGCCGAGCAGGATCAGGAAGGAGTCGGTGGAGGGGTCCAGGACCAGGGAGGTGCCGGTGAAGCCGGTGTGGCCCGCGGAGTGCGGGGTGGCCATGGCGCCCATGTACCAGTGCTGGTAGAGCTCGAATCCCAGGCCGTGGTCGTCCCCGGGGAAGGCGGTGTTGAAGTCGGTGAAGAGCAGCTCGACGGAGGCGGGGCGCAGGATGCGCTTCCCGGCGTAGACCCCGCCGTCGAGCAGGGCGCGGGCGAGGACGGCCAGGTCCCAGGCGGTGCCGAAGACGCCCGCGTGGCCGGCGACGCCGCCGAGGGCGTACGCGTTCTCGTCGTGGACCTCGCCCCACACCAGGCCGCGGTCCAGGCCGGACCAGGGCGGACGCTGCACCTCGGTGGCGGCGGTGGTGCGGCGCCAGGAGAGCGGGGGCCGGTAACGGGTGCGGTGCATCCCGAGCGGAGCGGTGATCTCCTCGTGGAGCAGGGTGTCCAGTGTGCGGCCGGTGATCCGTTCCAGAAGCAACTGGAGCGTGATGAGGTTCAGGTCGGAGTACCGGTACACCGTCCCCGGGGTGTCCTGCGGTCGCACCGACCACAGCAGCCTCAACTGCCCCTCGCGGGTGGACTCCCGGTAGAAGGGCGCCCACGAGCGCATCCCGGAGGTGTGGGTGAGCAGCTGACGGACCGTGATCAGCTCCTTGCCGCCCCCGGTGAACTCCGGCAGGTACCGCTCCACCGGAGCCTCCAGCTCCAGCCGCCCCCGCTCCATCTGCTGGACGGCCAGCAGGGAGGTGAACAGCTTCGTGAGCGAGGCCAGGTCGAAGACGGTGTCCTCCGCCATCGCGATCCGTTCGGCCGCGGGGAACTCCCGGACCCGGTCGGTGCGCCCGTCGTAGTCCGCGTACCGCACCGCGTGGCCCATGGCCCGGTGCAGGGCGACGGTGCGGCCGCGCCCGGCGAGGACGACCGCCCCGGCGTAGTAGGGGTGTTCGGGGGAGGGGCCGAGGAAGCGCCGGGCCTCCTCCGCCACCCCTTCGAGGTGCTTCTCCAGCAGCCCGGCCTGGCGTGCGGAGCCGTAGCGCAGTCTCAGGCCCTGGAGGGCGCGCCGCTCGGCCGGGTTGCCGCGGGCGCCGGCGGACCCGGGCAGGGCCGCCTGGAGGACGAGCACCCCGCCGAGTGCGAGCAACCGCGCCCCGAGCCGTCTGCGGCTGAGCCCGCCCGCGCCGACGCCCGCGCCGACGCCCGCGCCGGCCTCCCGGCCGGCCCCCGCGGTCGGGCCGGCTCCCGCCGCGACGGCCGGTGCCGGCGGCGGTGTCGCCCCGCCCGCCGGGCCGCCCGCCGCTCCACCGGCCGCCCCGCCCGCCGGGCCGGGCCCGGTCGTCCCGTCGGGCGCCCCCGTGAACTCGTCCATCACCGGTCCTCCTGTCCGCCGTCGCGCCTCTCGCAGTATCTGCCCGCGCGGCCCGCGCCTCCCGCACCGACCGGTCCGCAAAGAATCTGACGCTGCATCAGGAAACCCCTTCCCTCGACCGTCGCGCTGCGGCATCCTCACGCCCATGGAGACGGAGCTGAGCAAGAAACTGGGAGTCGAGCACGCCATCTTCGGCTTCACGCCCTTCCCGGCGGTCGCCGCTGCCATCACCCGCGCGGGCGGATTCGGCGTACTCGGCGCCGTCCGCTACACCGCCCCCGACGACCTCAAACGCGACCTCGACTGGGTGCAGGCGCACACCGACGGCAAGCCCTACGGCCTCGACGTCGTCATGCCCGCCAAGAAGGCCGTCGACGGCATCGCCGAAGCCGACATCGAGGCGATGATCCCCGCCGGACACCGCGCCTTCGTCCGCGACACCCTCGCCAAGCACCACGTGCCCGAGCTCGCGGAGGGCGAGGCATCCGGCTGGCGGATCACCGGCTGGATGGAACGGGTGGCACGGAACCAGCTCGACGTCGCCTTCGACTACCCCATCAAACTCCTGGCGAACGCGCTCGGTTCCCCTCCCGCCGACGTCATCCGCCGCGCCCACGACCACGGCGTCCTCGTCGCCGCCCTCGCGGGCAGCGCCAAACACGCCCGTCGTCACGCCGAAGCCGGCATCGACGTCGTCGTCGCCCAGGGCTACGAGGCCGGCGGCCACACCGGGGACATCGCCACGATGGTGCTGGTCCCCGAGATCGCCGAAGCCGTCGCCCCGCTCCCCGTCCTGGCCGCGGGCGGCATCGGCAGCGGCGAGCAGATCGCCGCGGGCCTGGCCCTCGGCGCCCAGGGCGTCTGGCTCGGCTCCCTCTGGCTCACCACCACCGAAGCCGACCTGCACTCCCGCGCGCTCACCGCCAAACTCCTCGCCGCCGGCTCCGGCGACACCGTCCGCTCCCGCGCCCTCACCGGCAAGCCCGCCCGCCAGCTGCGCACCGAGTGGACCGACGCGTGGGACGACCCGGACGGCCCCGGCGCGCTCCCCATGCCGCTCCAGGGCCTGCTGGTCGCCGAGGCCGTGTCACGGATCCAGAAGTACGAGGTCCAGGCGCTGCTCGGAACCCCGGTCGGCCAGATCGTCGGCCGGATGAACA
This Streptomyces sp. NBC_00539 DNA region includes the following protein-coding sequences:
- a CDS encoding nitroreductase family deazaflavin-dependent oxidoreductase → MTDIDWDHPIDPKPGWTLDHVKLYVGSNGAEGQFWNGTQTLLLTTLGRISGKPVRTPLIYGEADGRYLVVASKGGHPEDPLWYKNLKAHPEVRVQVGPKVVQGTARTATSEERAAYWPVMVGHWPAYDEYQTKTDREIPIVVIEPVRQVA
- a CDS encoding NAD(P)H-dependent flavin oxidoreductase — encoded protein: METELSKKLGVEHAIFGFTPFPAVAAAITRAGGFGVLGAVRYTAPDDLKRDLDWVQAHTDGKPYGLDVVMPAKKAVDGIAEADIEAMIPAGHRAFVRDTLAKHHVPELAEGEASGWRITGWMERVARNQLDVAFDYPIKLLANALGSPPADVIRRAHDHGVLVAALAGSAKHARRHAEAGIDVVVAQGYEAGGHTGDIATMVLVPEIAEAVAPLPVLAAGGIGSGEQIAAGLALGAQGVWLGSLWLTTTEADLHSRALTAKLLAAGSGDTVRSRALTGKPARQLRTEWTDAWDDPDGPGALPMPLQGLLVAEAVSRIQKYEVQALLGTPVGQIVGRMNSERSVQAVFDELTSGFERAIDRINRMAGRRTREA
- a CDS encoding serine hydrolase — translated: MDEFTGAPDGTTGPGPAGGAAGGAAGGPAGGATPPPAPAVAAGAGPTAGAGREAGAGVGAGVGAGGLSRRRLGARLLALGGVLVLQAALPGSAGARGNPAERRALQGLRLRYGSARQAGLLEKHLEGVAEEARRFLGPSPEHPYYAGAVVLAGRGRTVALHRAMGHAVRYADYDGRTDRVREFPAAERIAMAEDTVFDLASLTKLFTSLLAVQQMERGRLELEAPVERYLPEFTGGGKELITVRQLLTHTSGMRSWAPFYRESTREGQLRLLWSVRPQDTPGTVYRYSDLNLITLQLLLERITGRTLDTLLHEEITAPLGMHRTRYRPPLSWRRTTAATEVQRPPWSGLDRGLVWGEVHDENAYALGGVAGHAGVFGTAWDLAVLARALLDGGVYAGKRILRPASVELLFTDFNTAFPGDDHGLGFELYQHWYMGAMATPHSAGHTGFTGTSLVLDPSTDSFLILLGNSVHPVRTWRAGSAPRVATGNRFARAVPVRTRHGGPAWFSGITPGGSGTLTLPPLTPATAAARLRCALWWDTVPGEGAVHLEASADGRTWEPLPFTTVRSTGGTPEPWPQGRADGWSGRIWHRLEAPLAPWAGREVRLRFRHTATGRYVGRGVYVDVIRVAEPGRLLFAEDRPADADRLEATGWTRSAD